One window of the Candidatus Sysuiplasma acidicola genome contains the following:
- a CDS encoding minichromosome maintenance protein MCM has protein sequence MQYNEESLTSRWENFFSDTGLRSQAIILSDRYPEERSLTVPFSIIDRFDADFANYLLEDPAKSLAAAEKTIKALLPPERQAVSINFRITGLPADSRIDIRNLRSKHLGKFVCIEGLVRKATEVRPRLMRAAFRCARCDAISYEEQEGVNLREPMECTECAKGAGATKFILVPEISTYVDTQKVEVQEPPEGLRGGAQPERLEGFILDDISGKIAPGDRVVLNGTLTGMQRTGPQGKSTLFNIVLQVNSVEYREHEYDEIQITAADIENIREIASKGDILKEIAGSISPTIYGFDIEKEAFALQLFGGVSKEMQDGTRIRGDIHILLVGDPGLAKSQLLRYMSELAPRGIYASGKSSSAAGLTAAAVKDEFGEGRWTLEAGALVLADKGIACVDELDKMTDYDRSAMHQIMESQIITVAKAGITATLQARCSILGAANPRYGRFEDEQLIGDQIDLPPALLSRFDMIFVLQDKPNAAYDKNIATHILKAHRVGERRRVEKLPDSISTQTVEAESRVVEPKFDKEFLRKYISYVKRINPVLTDEAIEMIEEEYLRIRKMGEGNGASVPITARQLEAYVRLSEASARGRLSYAVEREDAERAIRIVGYYLSKVAREGGVLDIDRIAGDMSHSQRAHVNIILDIAKKSAGGEGISIDEITIEAERYKIDASETRRLVEKLLKAGELFEVKSGVYRTVQK, from the coding sequence ATACAATATAACGAGGAGAGTCTCACATCAAGATGGGAGAATTTCTTCAGTGACACCGGCCTGAGAAGTCAGGCCATCATATTGAGCGACAGATACCCGGAAGAGAGGAGTCTTACTGTTCCCTTTTCCATAATAGACAGATTTGATGCAGATTTCGCAAACTATCTGCTTGAGGATCCGGCCAAGTCGCTCGCTGCAGCCGAGAAAACAATAAAGGCATTGCTGCCGCCCGAAAGACAGGCTGTTTCAATCAACTTCAGGATAACAGGCCTGCCTGCCGATTCCCGCATTGACATCAGGAATCTGCGCAGCAAGCACCTGGGCAAGTTCGTATGCATCGAGGGCCTCGTGAGGAAGGCGACCGAGGTTAGACCCAGGCTGATGAGGGCTGCTTTCCGGTGCGCAAGATGTGATGCAATTTCTTACGAAGAGCAGGAAGGAGTGAATCTGAGAGAGCCCATGGAGTGCACGGAGTGTGCCAAGGGCGCGGGTGCGACGAAATTCATTCTTGTTCCTGAAATTAGCACTTATGTCGACACGCAGAAAGTGGAAGTCCAGGAGCCTCCTGAGGGATTGAGAGGAGGCGCACAGCCTGAGAGGCTGGAGGGCTTCATTCTTGACGACATATCCGGGAAGATAGCGCCGGGGGACAGGGTTGTGCTGAACGGAACACTCACGGGCATGCAGCGTACCGGCCCGCAGGGCAAGTCGACTCTTTTCAACATTGTGCTGCAGGTAAATTCGGTGGAATACCGTGAACACGAGTACGACGAGATACAGATTACTGCCGCAGACATTGAGAATATTAGGGAGATAGCCTCGAAGGGAGACATACTCAAGGAAATCGCAGGCTCGATTTCTCCGACAATCTACGGATTTGACATTGAGAAGGAGGCGTTTGCACTGCAGCTTTTCGGCGGCGTTTCGAAAGAGATGCAGGACGGAACACGGATCAGGGGGGACATACACATTCTCCTTGTTGGTGATCCGGGTCTGGCGAAAAGTCAGTTGCTGCGGTACATGTCTGAGCTAGCTCCGCGCGGAATCTATGCGAGCGGAAAGAGCTCTTCGGCTGCCGGTCTGACTGCCGCTGCAGTGAAGGACGAATTCGGTGAGGGAAGATGGACGCTTGAAGCAGGTGCGCTGGTTCTCGCTGACAAGGGGATAGCGTGCGTAGACGAACTCGACAAGATGACGGATTACGACAGAAGCGCTATGCACCAGATCATGGAAAGTCAGATAATCACCGTGGCAAAGGCCGGCATAACAGCAACACTGCAGGCGCGGTGCTCGATCCTCGGCGCAGCGAACCCGAGGTACGGGCGTTTCGAAGACGAGCAGCTCATAGGCGACCAGATTGATCTTCCTCCCGCACTCCTCTCCAGGTTCGATATGATTTTTGTTCTGCAGGACAAGCCCAATGCAGCCTATGACAAGAATATCGCCACACACATACTGAAAGCGCACAGGGTGGGTGAACGCAGAAGGGTCGAAAAGCTGCCAGACAGTATTTCGACACAGACTGTTGAGGCGGAGAGCAGAGTCGTCGAACCGAAATTCGACAAGGAATTTCTGCGAAAATACATATCGTACGTCAAGAGAATAAATCCCGTGCTTACCGACGAAGCGATTGAGATGATAGAGGAGGAATACCTGCGCATAAGGAAAATGGGCGAGGGAAACGGTGCTTCGGTGCCCATAACCGCAAGACAGCTTGAGGCATATGTCAGGCTTTCTGAGGCGAGTGCCAGAGGCAGGCTGAGCTACGCGGTGGAACGGGAAGACGCAGAAAGGGCCATCCGTATCGTTGGCTACTACCTTTCAAAGGTAGCACGAGAGGGAGGCGTGCTTGACATCGACAGGATAGCCGGAGATATGAGCCACAGTCAGAGGGCTCACGTGAATATAATTCTGGACATAGCGAAGAAGAGTGCTGGCGGCGAAGGTATTTCGATCGATGAGATTACAATCGAGGCCGAACGATACAAGATAGATGCATCGGAGACGCGCAGACTCGTGGAAAAGCTGCTCAAGGCGGGAGAACTGTTTGAAGTGAAGTCCGGTGTTTACAGGACAGTACAAAAGTGA
- a CDS encoding DUF424 family protein → MFSIKIHRMPKETILAVCDEEILGMKFSDGEKRIEVYGSFYGGRSIEEESLARYMEEATIVNLVGIRAVRKAIELDYVDEDRVLKIGETVHAQFAVLKK, encoded by the coding sequence GTGTTCTCGATAAAAATACACAGAATGCCGAAGGAGACAATACTTGCTGTCTGCGATGAGGAAATACTGGGCATGAAGTTCAGTGACGGCGAGAAGAGGATAGAAGTGTACGGGAGTTTTTACGGCGGACGTTCGATAGAGGAGGAGAGCCTCGCGCGGTACATGGAAGAGGCGACGATTGTCAACCTGGTGGGGATACGCGCAGTCAGGAAGGCAATTGAACTCGATTATGTGGACGAAGACAGGGTGCTGAAAATCGGAGAAACGGTTCATGCACAGTTTGCAGTGCTGAAAAAGTGA
- a CDS encoding GrpB family protein has product MKRKVEVVPYNSEWPAMFKAEKARIVPVFGDRLLSIHHIGSTSVPGLAAKPIIDMMPVVKDILAVDECNSGMEGLGYTAMGEYGIPGRRLFSLKIDDITNKVHIHVFQHGDLNIERHLAFRDYLRAFPSIADEYARIKRELAQRFTWDIEAYMDGKNGFIKETEREAIKWYRKKTGSEEQLS; this is encoded by the coding sequence ATGAAGAGAAAGGTGGAAGTTGTTCCCTACAATTCAGAGTGGCCGGCCATGTTCAAAGCTGAAAAGGCAAGGATTGTGCCCGTGTTTGGAGACAGACTACTGAGCATCCACCACATAGGCAGTACATCCGTGCCCGGGCTGGCGGCCAAACCGATAATTGACATGATGCCTGTCGTCAAAGACATACTGGCGGTTGACGAATGCAATTCCGGAATGGAAGGACTGGGCTATACGGCGATGGGCGAGTACGGCATTCCGGGAAGGAGGTTGTTTTCACTGAAAATCGATGACATTACGAACAAAGTGCATATCCACGTCTTCCAGCATGGAGACCTGAATATCGAACGGCATCTTGCATTCAGAGATTACCTCCGTGCTTTTCCATCCATAGCCGATGAATACGCCAGGATCAAGAGAGAACTGGCACAGAGATTCACGTGGGACATCGAAGCATACATGGACGGCAAGAACGGATTTATCAAGGAGACCGAACGGGAAGCCATAAAATGGTACAGGAAAAAGACGGGGAGCGAAGAGCAGTTGAGTTAA
- a CDS encoding mandelate racemase/muconate lactonizing enzyme family protein yields the protein MRITDFEIYQLGKEVARGQTWASSAIILKLTTSDGIVGYGEAVPTLRVQPVVASLKEVGRLYKGRDPFDVERNRWDWYRNDFYLPESFESTTALSAFDIACWDIIGKSLGAPIHRLTGGKFRDKVRVYANGWYSNCVTPEDWKKSTKQTVKRGYTGLKFDIFGPYFDWIDEEGIRMAVARLEAVRDAAGDKVDLMIEHHGRFNPNSAIRIAKALEPFNPLFAEEPVHPENMEGLKKYRMHTDVRVALGERVLSKQHFISLAQRHLLDFFQADITNIGGVTEARKMAAIAEGYGIEMAFHNAFGPIQNAVTIQLDASIPNFLIQESFYDFFPAWKRELIGDATPVENGHFRVSNKPGLGVTVNEKLLESLRVEGQEYFNPDEPVWVIGGTWKK from the coding sequence ATGCGAATAACCGATTTCGAAATATATCAGCTGGGAAAGGAAGTCGCCAGGGGACAGACTTGGGCATCCTCGGCAATAATACTCAAGCTCACCACATCCGACGGCATCGTAGGTTACGGCGAAGCGGTGCCTACGCTCCGTGTCCAGCCGGTTGTAGCCTCTCTGAAAGAAGTCGGCAGGCTCTACAAGGGAAGGGATCCGTTCGATGTCGAGCGCAACAGATGGGACTGGTACAGAAACGACTTCTATCTGCCCGAATCATTCGAGAGCACCACCGCATTGAGTGCATTTGATATCGCATGCTGGGACATAATCGGAAAGAGCCTCGGAGCCCCTATTCACAGACTCACCGGCGGGAAGTTCAGGGACAAAGTGCGCGTGTACGCCAACGGATGGTACAGCAACTGTGTTACGCCGGAGGACTGGAAGAAGAGTACAAAGCAGACGGTAAAGCGCGGATATACGGGTTTGAAATTCGACATATTCGGACCATATTTCGACTGGATAGATGAAGAGGGGATACGCATGGCCGTGGCACGACTCGAGGCGGTCAGGGACGCCGCCGGAGACAAGGTCGATCTTATGATTGAGCACCACGGACGTTTCAATCCTAATTCCGCCATTAGGATAGCGAAGGCACTGGAGCCGTTCAATCCGCTGTTCGCGGAAGAGCCTGTTCATCCTGAAAACATGGAGGGACTGAAGAAGTACAGGATGCACACGGACGTCAGGGTGGCACTTGGAGAGAGAGTCCTGTCGAAGCAGCATTTCATTTCGCTTGCACAGCGTCATCTGCTCGATTTCTTCCAGGCGGACATTACAAACATAGGCGGTGTAACGGAAGCAAGGAAGATGGCCGCCATTGCAGAGGGGTACGGCATCGAGATGGCGTTCCACAATGCATTCGGCCCTATCCAGAATGCAGTGACAATACAGCTCGACGCGTCAATACCGAATTTTCTCATACAGGAGTCATTTTATGATTTCTTCCCTGCCTGGAAGAGGGAACTCATAGGTGATGCGACGCCGGTGGAAAACGGGCACTTCCGGGTAAGCAACAAGCCGGGGCTCGGTGTCACAGTCAACGAGAAGCTGCTGGAATCTCTGCGCGTCGAGGGGCAGGAGTACTTCAATCCTGACGAACCTGTATGGGTCATTGGCGGCACATGGAAGAAGTGA
- a CDS encoding homoserine dehydrogenase: MSLLSLLHHQEEAGRLKPGVLEFAGAADSSGYLLPERGLAVHDVISAKRADGLCSLKGYLPGGTSLELVRSCDAELVIDCTPTNYSDGEPTTSCIRAAAERRRHYVTASKGAMALHMTELLELSRNHGTCLRFGATVGGGTPFLDFGRDCLYPQRVKALRGVLNGTTNFVLNSMEAGKSMQSSLAEATELGYAETDPSNDISGFDTAAKLVILVNWIMGRHITLGDVDITGISGITSEDVIAAGKHSNVIRLIGSFGDRAIVRPEQIRRDDVLNVKGSLNALTYDTEQAGPVTLTGQGAGGDSTAQAILRDILSILRETRSSESGLYE; the protein is encoded by the coding sequence ATGTCGCTGCTCTCGCTCCTGCATCATCAGGAGGAGGCGGGCAGACTGAAGCCCGGAGTGCTTGAATTTGCCGGAGCCGCCGACTCCAGCGGATATCTGCTTCCGGAACGCGGTCTCGCCGTTCATGACGTCATAAGCGCAAAACGCGCTGATGGACTCTGTTCACTGAAAGGCTATCTGCCCGGCGGAACTTCGCTGGAGCTCGTCAGAAGCTGCGATGCGGAACTGGTAATCGATTGCACACCCACGAACTATTCGGACGGTGAGCCCACCACTTCCTGCATCCGTGCCGCAGCAGAAAGGCGCAGACATTATGTCACGGCAAGCAAGGGCGCAATGGCACTGCACATGACCGAATTGCTGGAACTTTCACGCAATCACGGCACCTGTCTGAGATTCGGCGCGACGGTTGGCGGAGGAACGCCGTTTCTTGACTTCGGAAGGGATTGTCTTTATCCTCAGCGGGTCAAGGCACTGAGGGGAGTCCTCAACGGCACAACCAATTTTGTGCTCAACAGCATGGAGGCGGGCAAATCGATGCAGTCGTCGCTGGCCGAGGCGACTGAGTTGGGTTACGCTGAAACAGATCCGTCTAACGATATCTCCGGATTCGACACGGCGGCAAAGCTGGTGATACTGGTAAACTGGATCATGGGCAGACACATCACACTCGGCGATGTCGATATTACTGGCATCTCCGGTATCACCAGTGAGGATGTGATTGCCGCCGGAAAACACAGCAATGTCATCAGGCTCATAGGGTCTTTCGGCGATCGGGCGATTGTCAGGCCGGAACAGATACGCAGAGACGATGTCCTCAATGTGAAAGGCTCTCTCAATGCGCTCACTTACGACACGGAACAGGCGGGTCCCGTCACGCTCACCGGCCAGGGGGCGGGAGGAGACAGCACCGCTCAGGCAATACTCCGGGACATACTGAGCATACTCCGCGAAACACGCAGCTCTGAATCGGGTCTGTATGAGTGA
- a CDS encoding threonine synthase, which produces MKFRCIGCSADFDTDAMPELRCPSCGDLIDWVAESRISAGSLLPPPQDFTMWRYAAMLPQIEDRDIVSLSEGGTPLHYADGMAEVTGVEELFIKNEGKNPTGSFKDRGMSVALTAAKAHDVKVAICASTGNTASSMAAYCAKADIGSIVLVPRGKVAKAKLKQCAAYGATIAEINGNFDRALSLVRQSSGIEGVAIMNSINPFRIEGQKTGAFEVCDQLSSAPDWLVIPVGNGGNITSYWKGFNEFRRMGVISSLPKMIGVQAEGASPIVRAFAEQSETVEFVKEPETDATAIRIGRPANWKRALAAIRESGGAAVSVTDNEIRSARKLLSEQEGMLIELASASTIAAVRKVASKGLIRKGETVVCVATGNGLKDVDADTEFTTSPVSTIEEISALIGTI; this is translated from the coding sequence GTGAAGTTCAGGTGCATCGGTTGCTCCGCTGATTTCGATACGGATGCCATGCCTGAGCTGAGATGCCCCTCATGCGGGGACCTCATCGATTGGGTCGCCGAGAGCCGCATCAGTGCGGGAAGCCTTCTTCCACCTCCTCAGGATTTTACCATGTGGCGTTATGCCGCAATGCTGCCGCAGATTGAGGACAGGGACATCGTGTCACTTTCTGAAGGCGGCACACCGCTTCACTACGCGGACGGAATGGCCGAAGTCACCGGAGTCGAGGAACTTTTCATAAAGAACGAGGGGAAAAATCCGACCGGATCGTTCAAGGATCGCGGTATGAGTGTCGCGCTTACTGCCGCAAAGGCACACGACGTAAAAGTGGCCATCTGTGCTTCCACAGGCAATACTGCTTCATCAATGGCAGCATACTGCGCCAAGGCCGATATCGGCTCAATAGTCCTGGTGCCCAGAGGCAAGGTCGCGAAGGCCAAACTGAAACAGTGTGCCGCCTACGGAGCAACCATTGCCGAGATCAACGGAAATTTCGACAGGGCACTGTCGCTTGTAAGACAGTCCTCCGGCATAGAGGGCGTTGCGATAATGAATTCAATCAATCCTTTCCGGATCGAGGGGCAGAAGACCGGCGCTTTTGAGGTATGCGATCAGCTCTCATCCGCACCGGACTGGCTCGTCATTCCTGTGGGAAACGGAGGTAACATAACATCCTACTGGAAAGGATTCAACGAGTTCAGACGGATGGGCGTTATTTCGTCGCTGCCCAAGATGATCGGTGTGCAGGCGGAAGGTGCCTCCCCTATAGTCCGCGCATTTGCCGAACAGAGCGAAACCGTGGAATTCGTCAAAGAGCCGGAGACCGATGCCACAGCCATAAGAATTGGCAGGCCCGCAAACTGGAAGAGGGCACTGGCCGCCATCAGAGAATCGGGTGGCGCGGCCGTTTCTGTTACCGATAACGAAATCAGGAGTGCCAGAAAGCTTCTGTCAGAGCAAGAAGGAATGCTGATAGAGCTTGCAAGCGCATCCACCATAGCTGCAGTGAGAAAAGTCGCTTCTAAGGGTCTGATCAGGAAAGGCGAGACCGTCGTTTGTGTGGCAACCGGAAACGGTCTCAAGGACGTAGATGCAGACACCGAGTTCACAACATCTCCGGTCTCGACGATTGAAGAGATTTCCGCATTGATCGGAACGATTTGA
- a CDS encoding metal-dependent hydrolase codes for MAKLTWLGHSAFVFEGRNRVLFDPFISGNPVAKVKPAEITADMVCVSHGHGDHVGDAVDIAKRNKAPIASIYELAVRFDSKGAKAEQLNVGGGCRILDSEIRMVNAIHSSDVFEGDNLVTGGSPAGFVVESGVTVYHAGDTGYFGDMKWIGEFHKPKIALLPIGDRFTMGIREAAYAASAIQPEIVVPMHYGTFPLIEQEPAKFEEEVRKLTGGRVRTKIMRVGETIDV; via the coding sequence ATGGCTAAATTGACATGGTTAGGTCATTCGGCGTTTGTGTTTGAGGGCAGGAACAGAGTATTGTTCGATCCGTTCATTTCTGGAAATCCTGTCGCGAAGGTCAAGCCCGCTGAAATCACTGCAGACATGGTGTGTGTATCGCACGGTCACGGTGATCATGTGGGCGATGCTGTGGATATTGCAAAGCGGAACAAGGCACCGATTGCCTCCATATACGAACTGGCTGTAAGATTTGACAGCAAAGGGGCGAAGGCAGAACAGTTGAACGTGGGAGGAGGCTGCAGAATTTTGGACAGCGAAATCAGAATGGTTAATGCCATTCACTCTTCGGACGTGTTTGAGGGCGACAACCTTGTTACAGGCGGTTCGCCGGCTGGATTCGTTGTCGAAAGCGGCGTGACAGTTTACCACGCCGGCGATACCGGCTACTTCGGGGACATGAAATGGATCGGCGAGTTCCACAAACCGAAGATCGCATTGCTACCGATAGGCGACAGATTCACGATGGGAATACGGGAGGCCGCATATGCGGCGTCAGCCATACAGCCAGAAATTGTCGTGCCGATGCATTACGGCACCTTCCCCTTAATCGAGCAGGAACCTGCAAAATTCGAGGAGGAGGTCAGGAAGCTGACCGGGGGCAGAGTCAGGACAAAGATAATGAGAGTGGGCGAAACAATAGACGTCTGA
- the uppS gene encoding di-trans,poly-cis-decaprenylcistransferase: MKNNGKKTETSATAGFARAIADTAYNAYEKRLLSEVRRYPTPGHVAVIMDGNRRYAREMEILPDEGHERGKNKLEQMLDWCLLLDIKVLTVYAFSTENMNRNSEEVESLMRMFEENFKKVGDDERVHKHRIRIKAIGQIDMLPEPVQKAITYAEERTKNYSDYTYNIAVAYGSRQEMLSAIRKIADGAKRGEISIDEIDEKLVSGYLYTEGMPDPDLVLRTSGEERVSNFLLWQTAYSELYFSDVYWPTFSFLDFLRAIRSFQLRQRRFGE; this comes from the coding sequence ATGAAAAACAACGGTAAAAAGACGGAGACATCGGCCACAGCAGGCTTTGCCAGAGCAATTGCCGATACTGCCTACAATGCCTACGAGAAGAGACTGCTCTCAGAAGTAAGGCGATACCCCACCCCTGGACACGTTGCAGTGATCATGGACGGCAACAGGCGTTACGCTCGTGAGATGGAAATCCTTCCCGATGAAGGACACGAGCGGGGAAAGAACAAGCTTGAACAGATGCTTGACTGGTGTCTGCTGCTGGACATCAAAGTGCTGACGGTTTATGCATTCTCCACCGAAAATATGAACCGCAACAGCGAGGAGGTTGAGTCGCTGATGCGGATGTTTGAGGAAAATTTCAAAAAGGTGGGAGACGACGAAAGGGTGCACAAGCACAGGATCAGGATAAAGGCGATAGGGCAGATAGACATGCTGCCCGAGCCGGTGCAGAAGGCCATAACGTATGCGGAAGAGAGAACAAAAAACTACAGCGATTACACTTACAATATCGCTGTGGCATACGGCAGCAGGCAGGAAATGCTCTCGGCAATAAGAAAGATAGCCGACGGGGCGAAACGCGGTGAAATAAGCATTGATGAAATAGACGAAAAGCTTGTCTCCGGATATCTCTACACCGAGGGGATGCCGGACCCTGATCTAGTTCTGAGGACTTCCGGAGAGGAGCGCGTTTCAAATTTTCTGCTGTGGCAGACAGCATACAGTGAACTGTACTTCAGCGACGTCTATTGGCCTACATTCAGTTTCCTGGACTTCCTTCGCGCCATACGTTCGTTTCAGCTCAGACAGAGAAGATTCGGAGAATGA
- a CDS encoding DNA-3-methyladenine glycosylase 2, whose protein sequence is MKQRPELLNARQPADGPAGIEIRVEITQPFSLEHSAECGQAFRWNRIDDYYYCVIDGVVLKIRQEGHAVYASLFPGADAAATTRMLSNVFRFDDDMDRILAEISSDAHIREAAGRHGGLRLLRQDPWECLISYLCSINSNIPRIKGDVERICANYGSRVVFDGKIFHTFPDVDTLAETGESELRKLKLGFRAEYIAAAARKVRDEKIDLLSLRHASYEEALEVLLSFHGVGPKVADCVLLFSMDKLEAFPVDRWVKRGVEMLYFGGQRVPERRVREWARNRFGKYAGYAQEYLFYGSRLRELYAAH, encoded by the coding sequence ATGAAGCAGCGCCCGGAGCTCCTCAATGCCAGGCAACCGGCCGATGGGCCGGCGGGAATCGAAATCAGAGTGGAAATAACGCAGCCCTTCAGCCTGGAACACAGTGCTGAATGCGGACAGGCATTCCGGTGGAATCGTATAGATGATTATTATTACTGTGTTATCGACGGAGTAGTTTTGAAAATCAGGCAGGAGGGCCACGCTGTGTATGCATCGCTCTTTCCCGGTGCCGACGCCGCCGCCACTACCCGCATGCTCTCGAACGTTTTCAGATTCGATGACGATATGGACCGCATACTTGCAGAGATTTCGTCGGATGCACACATCCGTGAGGCTGCAGGCAGACACGGCGGCCTGAGGCTGCTCAGACAGGATCCGTGGGAATGCCTCATTTCATATCTCTGCTCCATAAACTCAAACATACCCAGGATTAAGGGAGATGTTGAGCGTATTTGTGCCAATTACGGCAGCAGGGTCGTATTCGACGGTAAGATTTTTCACACCTTCCCGGATGTTGACACACTCGCCGAAACCGGGGAATCGGAACTGAGGAAACTCAAGCTGGGCTTCAGGGCCGAATATATTGCGGCGGCTGCCCGTAAGGTGAGGGATGAGAAGATTGACCTTCTCTCACTGAGGCACGCGTCCTATGAGGAGGCTCTGGAAGTGCTGCTCTCATTCCACGGCGTCGGACCGAAGGTTGCAGACTGCGTGTTGCTCTTCTCAATGGATAAGCTGGAGGCGTTCCCCGTGGACAGGTGGGTGAAGAGGGGCGTCGAAATGCTCTATTTCGGCGGTCAGCGTGTTCCGGAAAGGAGAGTGAGGGAATGGGCCAGGAATCGCTTTGGAAAATACGCAGGCTATGCTCAGGAATATCTGTTCTATGGTTCAAGACTCAGGGAATTATACGCCGCACACTGA
- a CDS encoding thiolase domain-containing protein, which yields MGDNRVFVIGSSISKFGKLQESGRESLARVSMSAVTDAGIEPREIKSTFYSNAFGITEKQAHVGPLINTALGIPEVPSVTIESACSSSSAALHEAFMHVASGHDDLCLVAGAERLSHLDTLSATTYFAMGSDFAFEAANGVTFPGLYANMAIAHMKKYGTTQEMMGSVALKNHENAVNNPVAHFRKKISMETYLESAIVAYPFHLYDCCPFSDGASAVVIASEDRAKELKSELVEVTASERGGSIATLQDRRDITSISGAADAAGRAFKRAGITPADVDVAEVHDCFTIAEIIATEDIGLFPRGEGGRAAQDGQTAIGGKIAVNPSGGLKAKGHPVSATGVAQIHELYEQLTGRSEQRQVSGAEIGLAHNVGATGGSCTVHIMKRVR from the coding sequence ATGGGAGATAACAGAGTTTTCGTAATCGGCAGTTCCATATCGAAGTTCGGCAAGCTTCAGGAAAGCGGCAGAGAGTCACTTGCGAGAGTTTCGATGAGCGCGGTAACCGACGCCGGCATAGAGCCGCGTGAAATAAAGTCGACTTTCTATTCCAACGCATTCGGCATAACGGAGAAGCAGGCGCACGTAGGTCCGCTGATTAATACGGCGCTGGGCATTCCTGAGGTTCCCTCGGTCACGATTGAAAGTGCGTGCTCAAGTTCAAGCGCTGCACTGCACGAGGCGTTCATGCATGTGGCGAGCGGACATGACGATCTGTGCCTCGTGGCCGGCGCAGAAAGGTTGAGCCACCTGGATACGCTTTCCGCGACGACATATTTTGCGATGGGCTCAGACTTTGCATTCGAAGCGGCAAACGGCGTGACGTTTCCAGGACTGTATGCAAACATGGCTATAGCACATATGAAGAAGTATGGAACGACGCAGGAAATGATGGGCAGTGTGGCGCTGAAGAACCATGAAAATGCAGTAAATAACCCGGTGGCTCATTTCCGGAAAAAGATTTCAATGGAAACGTACCTGGAATCAGCAATTGTCGCCTATCCGTTTCATCTCTACGACTGCTGTCCGTTCTCAGACGGTGCTTCGGCAGTAGTCATCGCATCCGAAGACAGGGCGAAGGAACTGAAGAGCGAACTTGTTGAAGTCACGGCAAGTGAAAGGGGCGGAAGCATTGCGACGCTGCAGGACAGACGCGATATCACATCGATAAGCGGCGCGGCAGATGCGGCAGGGAGGGCGTTCAAGCGCGCCGGCATTACTCCCGCGGATGTGGATGTTGCCGAAGTCCACGATTGCTTTACGATTGCCGAGATCATAGCGACAGAAGACATAGGGTTGTTTCCAAGAGGCGAAGGCGGCAGGGCAGCTCAGGATGGACAGACGGCCATAGGTGGGAAGATCGCCGTCAATCCTTCCGGCGGGTTGAAAGCCAAGGGACATCCGGTCAGTGCGACGGGCGTTGCGCAGATACATGAGCTTTATGAGCAGCTGACTGGCCGATCAGAGCAGAGACAGGTGAGCGGTGCAGAAATAGGACTTGCGCACAATGTCGGAGCCACGGGCGGTTCCTGTACCGTCCACATAATGAAGAGGGTCAGGTGA
- a CDS encoding OB-fold domain-containing protein, translating into MTYIGQVNAAVEEGKLTGYSCAKCGRKGVTFAVACPSCGSVDLTPFTFSGRGTIRTFTILTVPSEQFVNDAPYTYVVVDLDEGCGVSGWMPDVRSKSDISTGDAVRFTKSYKRGIVFEKVKESA; encoded by the coding sequence GTGACATACATCGGTCAGGTAAACGCAGCAGTCGAAGAAGGAAAGCTCACAGGATATTCCTGCGCGAAATGCGGCCGGAAGGGAGTGACATTTGCGGTGGCTTGTCCGTCGTGCGGCTCTGTGGATCTTACACCATTCACTTTCTCAGGCAGGGGCACGATTCGAACGTTTACAATACTCACCGTCCCTTCGGAACAGTTTGTGAACGATGCTCCGTACACCTATGTCGTCGTCGATCTTGATGAGGGATGCGGCGTGTCGGGATGGATGCCCGATGTCAGATCAAAGAGCGACATCTCCACAGGAGATGCAGTGCGCTTCACGAAGAGCTACAAGAGAGGCATCGTATTTGAGAAGGTCAAAGAGAGTGCATAA